The genomic DNA ACAGCACCTGTCCACAGGGCAAAGGAGAACCATAAAATGACCACACAGCACACTcactaaacaataaacaatatagaaataacaagtggaggagttcaagtatctcagggtcttgttcacgagtgagggtaggatggagcgtgagattgAGATAGACGAATCGGTgtggcgtcagcagtgatgcggtcgctgtatcggactgttgtggtgaagagggagctgagttggggggcaaagctctcaatttaccgatcgatctacgttcctaccctcacctatggtcatgagatttgggtaatgaccgaaaggacaagatcgcggatacaggcggccgaaatgagtttctttCGCAgagtggctgggcgcacccttcgagataaggtgagaagctcagtcactcaggaggagctcggagtagagctccttcacgttgaaaggaaccagctgaggtggctcgggcatttgttttggatgcctcctggtcgcgtCCCTCAGGAGGTGTTTCaagcatgtcctattgggaagaggccaagtggtaggcccaggacacgctgcagggactatgtctctgagctggcctggagtcgcctcggggtccccccagaacagctggaggaggtgtgtgtggatcgggaggtctgggcatctctgctgatactgctgcctccgcgacctggccccggataaaagcggtaaaatggatggatggatggaaataacaaaatacaatataaccaAAAGCAAACTACGAAATAAATTGAACTCAATCAACAATTAACAATTAAATCTCAAATACaagagaaatacaaaataaatcaaattcaaatcaatacaaaaatgaaggatcacataaatcaataaacaaatgaaaaataataaaatttccAACAGAATATCAAcgcaaacaaaagaaatacaaaagaaatgaaattcaattaatcagtaaacaaatatttaaatttcaaaTACAAAGGAACTACgaaataattgaaattgaaatcagAACACAATTGAaggagcaaataaataaataaacaaagtattaaatcTCCAACAGAATGTCAATgcacacaaaagaaatacaaaataaatcaaagtctAAAGAGCATAGGCTgctgataaaaataaaacagccgCATTGACGCAGCAGCGGTATTCTGACAGCAGAGGAACACTAACACAGTGCGGCCAGACCCGTATATAAAATGTGTGAGTCACCGCCCAGCAATCAGTGGAACAGGAGGGGTGAGGAACCACTTAGGTAAAGTTAGAAATATATTCACAGGTTCAGCTTTTCATTCAGTAACATGTTGTAGTGTCATCAAACTCACAGCACACATAGTTGAACTCTTCTTGATTAACTATGTGTgctctgagaaaaaaaataaataaataaaactactacATGTTATAAGACAgttattgcatattttagtacttatttaatgaaaaaaagtcactaaaatgttataaaagcacatttgttgAAACTAAGTGTTGTAGTATAATCATGAAGAGTTAATCTATGTGTGCTGTGAGTTTGATTACACTACAACATGTAATAGTACAgttattgcatattttagtactttaatgaaaaaattcactaaaattacatgaatatttattaaaactaagtGTTGTAGTATAATCAAGAAAAGTTCAACCatgtgtgctgtaagttttatgACACTACCACTTTCCTTTGTGAAgttattggtttttattttttgtacctttttccGGTGTTGTAATTTGCAGACGGTCCCTGCTTATTCCAGCCACAGTCGGCTCCGCGTAGAGGCCAATATAAATGACCAAGAGCGGAGAACGGCTCGTTTTGAGGAAAATCCGCTTGTAGCGTTCAGTCCACCTTGCTGTGATTGTAACGAGGTCTCGGTTTTGTAAAAGCAATGTTCCGTTGATGAGTTATTGGTCCGGAAaagctgaatctgtgaatattttTATAACTTTATCTAAGTCTACAGTCGCATCTTCGACATTaacacaaaaagtaaaaaaaagacatttacaacacggccATAGTGTACATCCGGGCATTTTTTTGCTCATTATTGGAACGCAATGACGTACTGGttatgacgtcagacttagtgtgtgtgtgtgtgtgtgtacacacgcACTAAATCTGACGTAATAACCAGTACGTCATTGCGTGTAATGTGTACATTATTGGAACGCAATGACGTACTGGTTATGACGTCAGACTTGGTGCGTGTAGTTCACAGTACACGGTGTCGAAACACCGAAACACACTACAACTTCTCTCCAAAGCCtgagcatttaaaaagaaagataaacaaTGGTAAGACAGGATTTCATTGTCTTCATCTGCTTTATATTCATAATTGAACAAATGATTAGATTTTGCAATAAACAAATTAGCATATGACCAACTGATGTCATGATTAAGTGATGCCAGGATCCTGATATATTGTTTTCTCTCTGCAGCGTGAGATTATTTCTATTCATGTGGGCCAAGCTGGAGTCCAGATCGGTAATTCCTGCTGGGAACTTTTCTGTCTGGAGCATGGGATTCAGCCAAATGGACAGGTGCTTTCTAACCAGGAATCTGGAGGAGGAGACGACTCCTTCAACACCTTCTTCAGTGAAACTGGGACAGGGAAACGTGTCCCCAGAGCGCTTTATGTAGACCTGGAGCCTACTGTCATCGGTTTGTAATCATATCATTACTCATTATTATATGATTATATCAGAACTATGACTAACAAACTTATAACTATACACAGAATACTTCTTTATACTGGAATCACTGTGAACACAttatcatttcttttaaatatcaagacaaaacaatacaattctGTGATACAACAAacccattgaaaaaatatacaacctattttaaaatttaaaattacaataatacaacataacacttacaggtatagtgcaaatgtctcaaggaaacaataacaacaatggtgcaaaaatccaaaaacaatgtaaaacagtgcaatcaaaagttaaaatacagtatatacagtttcaggacaaggacatttctactttcctgtttgattttaggttttgtgttactgactaatcaaatcaaagaacacaatgtgcaaacaacataatataattactgtatatagaatagaacaagaattagaataaaataaatagaaatatgagCAGAAGATTAACATATAAAGTTACAGGTTTTTagtattaatattcaattagtagaaaacatgtacagtgattgtaaagggtgtgtttcacgttcattaaacctttttaaattatcatttaaaaaaaaaagaaatgtggtgCTATTTGGCCCCcttccagcagatggcgccctgGGCCTGTGACTAAACATCAGGAAAACTGCACCAATTAAATAAgtcgtgttttttttaaaaaaaaacgtctatGGATTGAAGATTATTCTGAATTGTGTATTTCATTAgattattttgaaactacataACTTTACTGCTTTGAGTTTCTCTATAGATGAAGTGCGAACAGGAACGTACCGTCAGCTGTTTCATCCAGATCACCTTATCACAGGAAAAGAGGATGCTGCCAACAACTATGCCCGAGGACACTACACCATTGGGAAAGAGATCATAGAACTTGTTATGGATAGGACTCGTAAAATGGTACAGCTAAAAGAAATGAAAGTTGCAGGAAATAAAACCTAATCTTAAAACTAATAAggattttattgcttttttttttacaggcggATCAGTGCACTGGCCTGCAGGGATTTCTCATCTACCACTCCTTTGGTGGAGGCACTGGCTCTGGTTTCACCTCCTTGCTGATGGAGAGGCTCTCTGTTGACTATGGTAAAAAGGCCAAGCTTGAGTTTGCTGTCTACCCATCACCCCAGATTTCCACTGCTGTAGTTGAGCCTTACAACTCCATCCTGACCACCCACACCACCTTGGAGCACTCAGACTGTGCCTTCATGGTGGACAACGAGGCCATCTACGACATCTGCCAGAGGAACCTTGATATTGTGCACCCTTCATACCCTAATCTTAACCGTCTCATGAGCCAGACCGTCTCATCAATCACATCTTCTCTTCGTTTTGATGGAGCTCTGAATGTTGATCTGACAGAGTTTCAGACCAACTTGGTGCCTTACCCTCGTATCCACTTCCCAATGGCCACCTATGCCCCGGTCATCTCTGCTGAGAAAGCCTACCATGAGCAGCTGTCTGTGTCTGAAATCACAAACGCCTGCTTCGAGCCAGCCAATCAGATGGTGAAGTGTGATCCTCGCCATGGTAAATACATGGCCTGCTGTCTGCTGTATCGAGGTGATGTGGCGCCAAAAGACGTCAACGCTGCCATTGCAGCCATTAAGACCAAACGCTCCATCCAGTTTGTGGACTGGTGCCCCACTGGCTTCAAGGTGGGCATCAACTACCAGCCTCCCTCTGTGGTTCCTGGAGGAGACCTGGCCAAAGTGCAGAGGGCCGTTTGCATGCTGAGCAACACCACTGCCATCTCTGAGGCCTGGGCCAGACTAAACCACAAGTTTGACCTCATGTACGCCAAGAGAGCCTTTGTCCACTGGTATGTTGGAGAGGGAATGGAGGAGGGAGAATTCTCAGAGGCCAGAGAGGACATGGCTGCCCTGGAGAAAGATTATGAAGAAGTTGGCGCTGATAGTGTGGAAGACGAGGGAGAGGAAGGAGAAGAATATTAAAGGGCTTGATGTAACTGCACACCCCAAAAGTTTGTCATCAGTCATTGTTCCACCAACTGTTTGCTCTGAAGTgataaactaataaaatgaaaaataaaaaaagtaaaaaaaagacatttacaacacggccATAGTGTACATCCgggcattttttttctcattattggAACGCAATGACGTACTTTGGTACAAAGTAATTtggtacaattacaagttacctgttaaaaaaatagaatcagtaacttactcttaagtatcactatattaaagtaatgtaactgattacttttggattacttcaacaccaaacatgcaaataaagacagaaaatgatagaatacgtgtaacctgctcactgtattattttagacaGACATAAAATCACCTTCTATAGTCACACTGTATTAAAGggaatgttttagtttaacatAGACTGGGAGAAACcacagtagtttaaataaataaggttaTCAATCAATTTACTCATTAATTATGAAAAACTCAGTTTATTCATTGACCTAGACCACAGTCCATACAATAACatgattattgtattgtataaaataaatgttattgttacagctttgtaatatatgtaaaacaaaaaagcaccacctgAAAGTGGTGTCAGATAGTTCTATATTTATAGTTACAAAGATTATATACACAACATagcaacaattattattaacatgCTCCAATGTTAACTATATCTTATTTTGTCTACACTGGTGTCAGCATGTACAAcaactgtgtttgtgtttattatttaaatggtaaatgtacttgatttatatagagctttatccctacaatgaaattctcaaagcactttacatatcagctcattcacccattcacactcacattcacacaaaaaagggacaaaacCGACTAAACCTCATCAAACCAACCAAGTCCCCATTATTCACAGAATGAACAAAGAGCTGTGCAAAAGgctcaatatttaacatttaataactcagcttcatttattaatataagtgttttatataacaaaaacaaatctacaacaacacctttattattaacaaaaacacatgtctGTTAATTGTAACATTTGAGCATCATGAGGTACATTTAACAAACACTAAAGAACTAATCAAATGTAATGGTAAGTGCTTCTTTTGTTTAGCTAAGCAGACATTAAATTGCTGTTTTCATGGTACAAATCCCTTTTTGTGAGAGTTAGTAACAAGTTGTGCCATCTCAGACATTTTTATattgaattttattattattattattattattataaccatatTCCTATTTGAcatagtgaaagtatagaataaagttgtataagGGAGCACCACCCCTCGCAGACAACACCATCCTAAGGGGCCACGCAACCCTACATCAACCCCGGTGCAGACAGCCACAACTCCCACCCCCCATGACAGCCAGACATGACACCCCAGGCCAACCCACCACAGAGACCACTTCCAAGACCatcaaagtatttcaaattgATTCAGTGAAAGGTATCAGGagttaaatgaaaacattttacaaacaacaaaaacatttggtgTTTCTGTATGTGAGACCATATAACAGTTTAAATGTATGTCTAAAGGAAGGTAcaaacatgtttcagttaaaaaagagctttaaaaactagtgttgtggtggtcaagaccggtcttggtctcgagaccaaattttaaaggtcttggtcttgtctcggactctcaAGCATCTTGACTCAGTcctgtctcggactcgggattttccgtcaagaccgttcgagaccagcactaattcctgctatttttcaacttttttataatgtgataataacacggagaagaacgggataaaacaatcctttattcattatttaatccacaccgtataatgaccacaattttccttaatgtgactgagtgacgtgtgtgtggctacggtgtcagtttggaccgcggagcgcaagggagatatgaactaatcaccggtaaaaatcggtgtgtgtttaataagtctgtgtgtgtccgtgtgaaagtctgcatgtttatgcctctgtccatccactcttttcattatatccatgtcttttaaggctttattacataatgtcggctgtcgtccgggccgccgccatcttggtttatgtcgtcaccagcgcgtcatcgtcgcagagttgcactagcacagaatgagccaaataactgtaaagaggtcttatattagtctattttctttttaaagtggtgttttttgtgtctttagactccaattacatttatgtatataatatgttccccacaatataaacaggttcacaatataattattttttctagtttctgtttccactgtatccagaataataataattctcaacaagaactactgattgatttgtcacatgactgttccagggtttgagtttgttttatttagtttcacatctacctgtagctctttgttttttagactgatgacaacttgtttgtagttttatttcagaaagtttcacttttacagttacagttggaaacctttgttaatttaatatcctagttacattacagcaaccaaattaaactatatcaactaagtgaattaataaaaatggcctgtgtaaaggctttttcaaactaaaaaaatatcttgtgaaatctgtgacctgttgacctgcacaactcaaagaatcagaatcaagaatcattatttcttggcagaaatactttaaaacacttgctgtacattcagctgacataaaaatattgttttcaaatatgtagaataattgtgaatttatcagtagcagtagtagttttaatattttatttaattttttgcaggcaccttttttgtccatcaaatgtatttaaaataaactaaaattaaagagagaatgttatttaactgttgaaacttgccatcatttttatttatttatagatttttttaaattgcagaaaaaaaatgtttatggtcttggtcttggtctcggtcatggctcccgaaagtcttggtcttgtcttggtctcggtgcattctggtctcgggcaagtcttggtctcggatagtgtggtcttgaacacaacactggtCACATGATATGAATTTCAATGGAAATACGGTAACAGGTTAAGGCTATTTTTATTACGATGCACTACTGGATctatttcacaaataaaaaaatatctataaaaaaacccaaaatgtattcactatttttggaaaatgttggtttttattttattgtctgaAACCACAGCACATATCGGTTTTTCAATAtcggtgagaaaaaaaaagatactaaTGTCAAACGTGATTATATTTTGTTGCTAATATCAGCCGATAATATCGGTGGGCTAATTATATTGGCCATCTATAGTTGACATGGATTGCTGACCATTTGGCACATGTGGATgaaaaacagagagagagaataaagtATGGAAAACAGAGGCTACATTTACACACCAGAAATAAGAAAACTGAACTAGGatcattttgcattgtttagtGTCATTTAAAACATAACTACGCTATGATTTGTTTGTGGACTGAAATAGAGCAGATTGGTCTCGGaatctggtttttctgtatttctgttttggttttaaatcagaaaaacaaaataaccacactgtttatttgtcattttgatttggttttaaaacaaaataaccaaagaatgaagggtgcACGGATTCTTCGGATAGAAAAAAGCGGTCGTAGATGGTGAACGGCTTAGGACAACTGTATTAGATATTAGATAATAAAGTGAAGCTAGTTTAGTGACTGTGTATTTTCATGACACACCATTTCACCATGTCATTTCAAACATTGAAAGTATTTAGTTATGAAGATTCATCAGCAGCCTGGATGTGATGGGTGTGTATGTGATGCCTTTCAAAACTGCTCAGCAATAATATGTTCATGATGTcaccgtgtcgcagtttgtttgggttaacaaaaaaaaaaaaaagggtcaatattaaaaacgtttttgtaccgctaaaagtcatttaagttaatattgcatggttatttaatattattcccgtgattccaaacttcctttaaatctcgggtcacaaactcacttcctccttcgtctccacGACTGTGGACGGAGGCTGTGCTGAGAAAACattcagaggaatgtaacgtttttgtgagcggaagggtccacaacacggctccactatgattattgttgcTGGACGTACTATTCTGGTAAGTAAACATCCATGTTTATccgtgaacacagcattataaatgctcatattttcaccacataagcaaaacaaaagcacgtgAGGCTTTTACTCCGGAGCAGAGCATCTCACTCTGGAGAAGTCAAGTCATTTATAGCAGAAAAACCTCCAAAGTCCGTGTTAACATGCACATAGTTCTAATGTCGGCAGTTaagaaagctaagctaagctaaaacTTATCACATGGTGCTCGAGGTAATAAACCTAGACGCTGCATCCAAAGAAGGAGAGATGAATGATGTGACtacatattagtctttcttattattgttttatattatagttactggtattctcattgtattattgctattacctcattttcttatttagtttttttttattattgtattatagttactggattctcattatagtattttgttattgctataattattttataattgtactactactgtattattgttattgctagttATATATtcttaattaatattttatcttatagttactataatattatcattgctattaccttatctaatatttcttattgtattatagttactggattctctctatattttattgctattattattataactattactattatatctctatctaattgtactactactttattattgttattgatattcttgtattcttatttataattttttataaccattactaatttcactattaatattatagctctatctaattgtactactactgtattgtagtattgttattcttatattattcttttttttttatccttttatcttatcgttactggtattctcattgtattattaatattgctattaccttattattttatgtttattattgtttttattattgtattacagttactggattatctttgttattttgttattgccattattagtgaggatgcaggaggcatcttCACTATTGTATTcgttaaactttattattatagtagttATTCTTCCGCCATCGCAAGTAACTCCAACAGTTTGCAACCGATTTTAACAATTTTGGTGTCAAAACGTTCAGCTAATTTTTCCCTCTTCTgctatgtttcaactttttacgTTTCACATTCCTGAAATTAGAGTGGAGTGTAGCAGCCCttattttattcttaaaaaaattgcaaacaaATTGTCATATTATCATGGCTccacacaaacttatccagtggtggcactggtgtgattaaCTTTCTCTGTTCGTCGAGGgggtgtacagcatagccatgcatgctgatgaatagttgacttaactggcgtactgtagttttgtatgaagtaaagattgacagtgatatatttgcaaaatgttttagcatcaatgttaattttttctgttacaagcagtggctgaagtaattagaataataataataataataggtccacaaactttattattatagtagttATTCTTCCGACATCGCAAGTAACTCCAACAGTTTTCAACCGATTTTAACAATTTTGATGTCAAAACGTTCAGCTAATTTTTCCCTCTTCTgctatgtttcaactttttagtaactttttaaactatttaactttttccacttttcacTTTCCCATCCACTTTTGAGTAAATTCAACTTTCAACCCTCCAAATTTGAAGTTCCactgttcagccattttttaaCCGATTTAAACCATTCAACTTCTaaaatgttcacaaatctgttgtCTTTTAACTTCTATCttcacattttctgtttttgaccTATGAAGCTTCAAGCACACCCACCAACTCTTCACATTCCTGAAATGTAGCAGCCCTTATTTTAATCCTAAAAAATCTGCAAACAAATTGTCACAACTTCCAAAATATTGAACACAAAGAcctaattttctcaaaagtagTAGAAATGTGTGTTGAGCCACTCAATATACCACATTTTTTGCCATAAGTTCAGCAGTTTTCGATTTATTAAGCCTGAAGTGGACATAATCCTACAAATCCACAGGCTTGTTTGCAGTGGAGAACCGTCAGGTCACTGCTTAAAATCCATGGTCTTTCTCTCGTCCTCCTGGCCTAATTTTTTGtcctaaaaacatacaattgaACTCATTTGTAGCCTAAAGCCTTGTGATTCTCACAAACTGCtcagtttttctgtaaattataCAGTTTTCCAGTTGTGATGTGTTTTACACAGGTTCCCCCTGGCTGTAACAGGCCAGTTTCTGCCTCGTCATCCTGCACACACATTCTCCCCACAGGTGCATGTGATTAgtgctgttaccatggtaactaggTAACTGACAGCCCTGATGATGAATCCACCTTTCTGTgtgatttacatgttctcccagtgcCTTTTTATCAAACTTGTATCTTCCAGCCCATTATTTAACCTTTCACCTATGACTTAATCTTTTAAATCCACCTTTCTGTgtgatttacatgttctcccagtgcttTTCTCCCC from Gouania willdenowi chromosome 4, fGouWil2.1, whole genome shotgun sequence includes the following:
- the LOC114462064 gene encoding tubulin alpha chain-like; the protein is MREIISIHVGQAGVQIGNSCWELFCLEHGIQPNGQVLSNQESGGGDDSFNTFFSETGTGKRVPRALYVDLEPTVIDEVRTGTYRQLFHPDHLITGKEDAANNYARGHYTIGKEIIELVMDRTRKMADQCTGLQGFLIYHSFGGGTGSGFTSLLMERLSVDYGKKAKLEFAVYPSPQISTAVVEPYNSILTTHTTLEHSDCAFMVDNEAIYDICQRNLDIVHPSYPNLNRLMSQTVSSITSSLRFDGALNVDLTEFQTNLVPYPRIHFPMATYAPVISAEKAYHEQLSVSEITNACFEPANQMVKCDPRHGKYMACCLLYRGDVAPKDVNAAIAAIKTKRSIQFVDWCPTGFKVGINYQPPSVVPGGDLAKVQRAVCMLSNTTAISEAWARLNHKFDLMYAKRAFVHWYVGEGMEEGEFSEAREDMAALEKDYEEVGADSVEDEGEEGEEY